A stretch of the Lachnospiraceae bacterium genome encodes the following:
- a CDS encoding MerR family transcriptional regulator, with protein MRTVKEVSNLTGVSVRTLHYYDSIGLLKPAEVTEAGYRLYDDTALERLQQILLFRELEFPLKEIKEILESPNFDRSRALEQQITLLTLKKEHLENLIDLARGIKAMGVSKMDFKAFDTRKIDAYAAEAKAAYGHTAQYREFEEKSKGRTAEETQQINQQMMQVFTEFGSMRQLSPEAERAQKQVKKLQAFITKNFYTCSDEILYGLAKMYAGGGAFTETIDTAGGSGTAEFVYQAVKRYCGK; from the coding sequence ATGCGGACAGTAAAGGAAGTCAGTAATTTAACAGGTGTCAGTGTGCGCACACTGCATTATTATGATTCGATTGGCTTGCTGAAGCCGGCGGAGGTTACGGAGGCGGGCTACCGGCTGTATGACGATACGGCGCTGGAACGCCTGCAGCAGATTTTATTGTTTCGTGAGCTGGAGTTCCCGTTAAAGGAGATCAAGGAGATCCTGGAGAGCCCGAATTTTGACCGCAGCAGGGCTCTGGAGCAGCAGATTACGCTGCTGACGCTCAAAAAAGAGCATCTGGAAAATTTGATCGATCTTGCTCGTGGAATTAAAGCGATGGGAGTAAGCAAAATGGATTTTAAGGCATTTGATACCAGAAAAATTGATGCGTATGCCGCGGAGGCCAAGGCTGCGTACGGACACACAGCTCAGTACCGGGAGTTTGAGGAAAAGTCCAAGGGCCGTACAGCGGAAGAAACGCAGCAGATCAATCAGCAGATGATGCAGGTGTTTACCGAGTTTGGCAGTATGCGTCAGCTTTCGCCGGAAGCGGAGAGGGCGCAAAAACAGGTGAAAAAATTGCAGGCGTTTATCACAAAGAATTTTTATACCTGCTCGGATGAAATTTTATATGGGCTTGCTAAGATGTATGCCGGCGGTGGAGCCTTTACAGAAACGATTGATACGGCCGGCGGAAGCGGTACAGCGGAATTTGTCTACCAGGCAGTGAAGCGGTACTGCGGAAAATAA
- a CDS encoding zinc-ribbon domain-containing protein, which translates to MAFCTKCGAQVSDEAAFCPQCGASMKQAATETAPEPQTAPESQISEQTTQQTPPQSGPRTQQTNEQGFQNNAQQGYQQYYQAPPVYASNDHTADYTTEDISKNKVTAMAAYLLGTMGIIISLLAASDSPYASFHSRQALKLEIITMLIGIISLVLCWTILIPIAGVICMGIIFVVKIICFFQVANGKAKDAPIVGSFPFLK; encoded by the coding sequence ATGGCTTTTTGTACAAAATGTGGTGCACAGGTTTCTGACGAGGCGGCTTTCTGCCCGCAATGCGGAGCTTCCATGAAACAGGCGGCGACCGAAACAGCACCGGAGCCCCAGACAGCGCCGGAATCTCAGATTTCAGAGCAGACTACACAGCAGACGCCCCCTCAGTCCGGACCTCGGACACAGCAGACCAATGAGCAGGGCTTCCAAAACAATGCTCAGCAAGGGTATCAGCAGTATTATCAGGCTCCTCCCGTATATGCCAGCAACGATCACACCGCTGATTATACGACAGAGGATATTTCTAAAAACAAAGTCACCGCTATGGCGGCTTATCTGCTCGGCACGATGGGCATTATCATTTCTCTGCTGGCTGCTTCCGATTCACCGTATGCCAGCTTCCATTCCCGTCAGGCACTGAAGCTGGAGATCATCACCATGCTGATTGGTATCATCAGCCTAGTACTGTGCTGGACCATCTTAATTCCGATTGCCGGCGTTATCTGCATGGGCATTATCTTTGTCGTAAAGATCATTTGCTTTTTCCAGGTTGCCAATGGCAAAGCCAAGGATGCGCCCATTGTCGGATCCTTCCCATTCTTAAAATAA
- a CDS encoding bifunctional 4-hydroxy-2-oxoglutarate aldolase/2-dehydro-3-deoxy-phosphogluconate aldolase has product MSDIISVLETIRFVPLVVLDDAKDAAPFARALADGGIPIAEVTFRTAAAEETIARMSREVPEVLVGAGTVHTTMQAEKAVRAGARFIVTPGLNPSVVRWCQEQGVPVIPGTVTPSDLEMALELGLSVCKFFPAEAYGGVKTLKALAGPYAGIRFMPTGGVNASNMHEYLALANVLAVGGSFMAPDALVKEKKWDDITRLCRSVREAVK; this is encoded by the coding sequence ATGTCTGATATCATATCTGTCCTTGAAACCATCCGCTTTGTGCCCCTCGTGGTACTGGACGACGCTAAGGATGCGGCTCCCTTTGCCCGGGCTCTGGCAGACGGCGGCATTCCGATCGCGGAAGTGACTTTCCGCACGGCGGCGGCGGAAGAAACTATCGCCCGCATGAGCCGCGAGGTTCCGGAGGTTCTGGTGGGCGCGGGCACCGTGCATACTACCATGCAGGCAGAAAAGGCCGTTCGGGCCGGCGCGCGCTTTATTGTGACGCCGGGGCTCAATCCTTCGGTCGTGCGCTGGTGTCAGGAGCAGGGCGTTCCGGTGATTCCGGGAACGGTAACCCCTTCTGATCTGGAAATGGCGCTTGAGCTCGGTCTTTCGGTGTGCAAGTTTTTCCCGGCTGAGGCGTACGGCGGCGTAAAGACGCTGAAAGCGCTGGCTGGTCCGTATGCCGGTATCCGCTTTATGCCGACGGGCGGCGTGAATGCCTCGAATATGCATGAGTATCTGGCGCTCGCCAATGTACTGGCTGTCGGCGGCAGCTTCATGGCTCCTGATGCGCTGGTAAAGGAGAAAAAATGGGATGACATCACGCGGCTTTGCCGCTCGGTCAGGGAAGCAGTGAAATAG
- a CDS encoding sugar kinase — protein sequence MKKGVILIGEPMGLLMAQSEGPLDQATGYSLAVAGAELNVAIGLSRLEHAVTYMTKLGSDPFGRVVAHCLADNQIGTQLIRYSSSHTTGFMLKSLVSSGDPEIFYYRKNSAASTLSCADIDAIDFSHCSLLHLTGIFPALSESTREAAFYAVQKARRAGAKISFDPNLRPQLWPDQETMVSTLNELAVKADYVLPGEGEGEILCGSANAQMISDFYLQRGAGAVITKLGSRGAYVADSAHHSLIPGFAVEKVVDTVGAGDGFAAGLISALLEGATLDEAARRGNAIGALQVMSRGDNTGLPNRQQLRQFMQEAEAHV from the coding sequence ATGAAAAAGGGTGTTATTTTAATCGGCGAGCCGATGGGGCTTTTGATGGCGCAGAGCGAGGGCCCGCTGGATCAGGCTACGGGCTACTCCCTTGCTGTTGCTGGGGCGGAGCTTAACGTAGCCATCGGCCTGAGCCGGCTGGAGCATGCCGTTACTTATATGACCAAGCTGGGCTCCGATCCGTTTGGACGCGTTGTTGCTCATTGTCTGGCCGATAACCAGATCGGCACACAACTGATTCGCTACAGCTCGTCCCATACGACCGGCTTCATGCTAAAAAGCCTTGTCTCTAGCGGCGATCCCGAGATCTTCTACTATCGTAAGAACTCCGCCGCTTCCACGCTTTCCTGCGCAGATATTGATGCAATTGATTTTTCTCATTGTTCTCTGCTGCATCTGACCGGTATCTTCCCCGCCCTTTCTGAAAGCACGCGCGAAGCCGCTTTCTACGCCGTACAAAAGGCGCGTAGGGCCGGCGCCAAGATCAGCTTCGATCCAAACCTACGGCCGCAGCTTTGGCCCGATCAGGAGACGATGGTCTCTACCTTAAATGAGCTGGCGGTTAAAGCCGACTATGTTCTGCCCGGTGAGGGCGAGGGCGAGATTCTCTGCGGCAGTGCCAACGCCCAGATGATCAGCGATTTTTATCTGCAGCGGGGTGCCGGCGCTGTAATCACCAAGCTCGGAAGCCGCGGCGCTTATGTGGCTGATTCGGCTCACCATTCCCTCATCCCCGGCTTCGCCGTAGAAAAAGTCGTGGACACCGTGGGAGCCGGCGATGGATTTGCCGCCGGACTGATCAGCGCTCTGCTGGAGGGCGCTACCTTAGACGAAGCAGCGCGGCGCGGCAATGCGATCGGTGCGCTGCAGGTAATGAGCCGCGGCGACAACACCGGGCTTCCTAACCGGCAGCAGCTAAGACAATTTATGCAGGAGGCTGAAGCTCATGTCTGA
- a CDS encoding glutamine synthetase type III: protein MNFVSVPETFGTMVFNDRVMKERLPKTTYQALRRTIELGKHLDPDIANVVANAMKDWAIEKGVTHFTHWFQPMTGITAEKHDSFITPQGDSAVIMEFSGKELVKGEPDASSFPSGGLRATFEARGYTAWDPSSYAFIKDGTLCIPTVFYSYSGEALDKKTPLLRSMEVLNKQALRILRLFGHTDVSRVITTVGPEQEYFLVDLDLYAQREDLRLCGRTLFGAMPPKGQELDDHYFGSIKPRVAAFMKELDEELWKLGIYAKTEHNEVAPAQHELAPIFTNTNLATDHNQLTMETMKKVARRHGLACLLHEKPFAGVNGSGKHNNWSLSTNTGMNLLEPGDSPQDNAQFLLFLTAVIKAVDEYQDLLRMSVASAGNDHRLGAQEAPPAIVSMFLGDELTGILDSIEQGSSYDARSSEVMKVGVHILPRFPKDTTDRNRTSPFAFTGNKFEFRMLGSDLSIAGPNIILNTIVAEALTEFADALEAADDFNAALQQLIKENIAAHRRIIFNGNNYSEEWVQEAERRGLLNLSSTAEAIAPFIAQKNIALFTKHKIFTVSEIHSRYEILMEEYCKKILIEGRIMVDMARHQILPAVLQYTHKLTKAALDKKALSASLTCDSELSLIRQLSDLSASFLSKLEALESSLQSSQQLPSLSEQAAYYRDTVLPAMASLRADADQAEQLVAAADWPLPTYTQLLYYL, encoded by the coding sequence ATGAACTTTGTATCTGTACCCGAAACCTTTGGTACGATGGTTTTTAATGATCGTGTCATGAAGGAACGCCTGCCCAAAACCACTTATCAGGCGCTGCGCCGAACTATTGAATTAGGAAAGCATCTGGATCCGGACATTGCTAACGTTGTTGCCAACGCAATGAAGGATTGGGCTATCGAAAAGGGCGTCACGCATTTTACTCATTGGTTTCAGCCCATGACCGGCATTACTGCTGAAAAACACGACAGCTTCATTACGCCGCAGGGCGACAGCGCCGTGATCATGGAGTTCAGCGGCAAGGAGCTTGTTAAGGGCGAGCCCGATGCCTCCAGCTTTCCCTCCGGCGGCCTGCGCGCCACCTTTGAAGCTAGGGGCTATACCGCCTGGGATCCTTCTTCTTATGCATTCATCAAAGACGGGACGCTTTGCATCCCTACTGTTTTTTATTCTTACAGCGGCGAGGCCCTCGATAAAAAAACGCCTTTGCTGCGCTCTATGGAGGTGCTCAACAAGCAGGCGCTTCGCATCCTGCGTCTATTCGGCCACACCGATGTATCACGCGTGATCACCACTGTTGGTCCAGAGCAGGAATATTTTTTGGTTGATCTGGATCTGTATGCGCAGCGTGAGGATCTGCGCCTCTGCGGCCGTACGCTGTTCGGCGCCATGCCTCCCAAAGGCCAGGAGCTGGACGACCACTATTTTGGCAGTATCAAGCCGCGCGTGGCTGCTTTTATGAAGGAGCTGGATGAAGAGCTCTGGAAGCTTGGCATCTATGCCAAAACAGAGCATAATGAGGTAGCGCCTGCGCAGCATGAGCTGGCTCCCATTTTTACCAATACCAATCTAGCCACCGATCATAATCAGCTGACGATGGAAACGATGAAAAAGGTAGCGCGCCGCCACGGTCTGGCCTGCCTGCTGCATGAAAAGCCCTTTGCCGGCGTAAATGGAAGCGGTAAACATAATAACTGGTCCCTCTCCACCAATACCGGAATGAATCTTTTGGAGCCGGGCGATTCTCCGCAGGATAACGCACAATTTCTCCTCTTCTTAACGGCTGTGATCAAGGCAGTGGATGAGTATCAGGATCTGCTGCGCATGTCGGTCGCCAGCGCCGGCAATGACCACCGGCTCGGCGCACAAGAGGCGCCTCCCGCGATTGTCTCTATGTTTTTAGGCGATGAGCTCACAGGCATTCTGGATTCTATCGAGCAGGGCTCCAGCTATGATGCGCGTTCCAGCGAGGTCATGAAGGTGGGCGTCCATATTTTGCCCCGCTTCCCCAAAGACACAACCGACCGCAACCGCACTTCGCCCTTTGCCTTTACCGGCAATAAATTTGAGTTTCGTATGCTGGGCTCCGACCTTTCCATCGCCGGCCCCAACATCATTTTAAACACGATTGTGGCAGAGGCTTTAACGGAATTTGCCGATGCGCTAGAGGCCGCGGATGATTTTAATGCCGCTCTGCAGCAGCTGATCAAAGAAAATATCGCCGCGCACCGCCGCATCATCTTTAACGGCAATAACTATTCCGAAGAATGGGTGCAGGAGGCAGAGCGCCGCGGTCTTCTGAACCTCTCCAGTACGGCAGAGGCAATCGCCCCCTTTATTGCCCAGAAAAACATAGCGCTGTTCACCAAGCATAAAATCTTTACGGTCTCTGAAATCCATTCCCGCTATGAAATCCTCATGGAGGAATACTGCAAAAAGATTCTCATCGAAGGGCGCATTATGGTGGATATGGCGCGCCATCAGATCCTTCCGGCTGTGCTGCAGTACACGCATAAGCTCACCAAGGCGGCTCTGGACAAAAAGGCTCTTTCCGCCTCGCTCACCTGCGATTCGGAGCTCTCGCTGATCCGTCAGCTTTCTGACCTGTCGGCCTCCTTCCTGAGCAAGCTGGAGGCGCTCGAATCTTCTCTGCAGAGCAGTCAGCAGCTGCCCTCTCTCTCTGAGCAGGCCGCCTATTATCGGGATACTGTACTGCCTGCTATGGCGTCGCTCCGCGCTGATGCCGATCAGGCTGAGCAGCTGGTGGCTGCCGCCGATTGGCCGCTGCCCACCTATACGCAGCTCCTGTATTATCTATAA
- a CDS encoding glutamine synthetase, giving the protein MKQTEQELLQFVQEHDVKFVRLVFCDLFGRQKNITIMAQELPKAFAYGISFDGSAVLGYATVECSDLFLVPDCSTVVILPWEEEAGRMVQMFCDIKRPDGSDLEEAPRTILRKAVQRAAKLRYICRIGTECEFYLLKTEEGAPLLKPMDQGSYADTTPLDQGDLIRREICTALEALGMKPESAHHERGKGQNEIDFRYSDALTAADSFMTFKWVVKSVAHRHQLFASFLPKPFWEDSGNGLHINLSLAQGAQNLFQTGDQHNPYAESFIQGILDHAAEITAFLNPINNSYCRLGCFEAPRYVTWSHQNRSQLVRIPASSGEYSRMELRSADPACNPYLAFALLIHAGMEGVEQGKKLEPPCNRNLYEVKEEEGLPLLPRNLREAIDIARESEFIKKVLPESLRQKYFAQQERWWREYGNENLKEEIAANLLIY; this is encoded by the coding sequence ATGAAACAAACCGAACAGGAGCTGCTGCAGTTTGTGCAGGAGCATGATGTGAAATTTGTCAGATTGGTTTTTTGTGATTTGTTTGGACGGCAGAAAAATATTACGATCATGGCGCAGGAGCTGCCCAAAGCCTTTGCCTATGGCATTTCCTTTGACGGCTCCGCCGTCCTCGGATACGCGACTGTGGAGTGCTCGGATTTATTTTTGGTGCCGGATTGTTCCACCGTCGTCATTCTGCCATGGGAAGAAGAAGCCGGCCGTATGGTGCAGATGTTTTGTGATATTAAAAGGCCGGATGGCAGCGATTTGGAGGAGGCGCCCAGAACGATTCTGAGAAAAGCCGTGCAGCGTGCCGCTAAGCTGCGGTATATCTGCCGCATTGGGACAGAATGTGAGTTTTATCTGTTAAAAACAGAAGAGGGAGCGCCTCTTTTAAAGCCGATGGATCAGGGAAGCTATGCGGATACCACGCCGCTTGATCAGGGCGATTTAATCAGAAGAGAAATCTGTACAGCGCTGGAGGCGCTTGGCATGAAGCCGGAAAGCGCCCATCATGAGAGAGGCAAGGGCCAGAATGAAATCGATTTTCGCTATTCCGATGCGCTCACGGCGGCCGACAGCTTTATGACCTTCAAGTGGGTGGTCAAATCCGTTGCCCATCGGCACCAGCTTTTTGCCAGCTTTCTGCCCAAGCCCTTTTGGGAGGACAGCGGCAACGGGCTGCATATCAATCTTTCTCTGGCGCAGGGCGCGCAAAATCTGTTTCAAACGGGAGATCAGCATAACCCCTATGCGGAGAGCTTTATTCAGGGAATTTTGGATCATGCCGCCGAGATCACAGCCTTTTTGAATCCCATCAACAATTCCTATTGCCGGCTGGGCTGCTTTGAAGCGCCGCGCTATGTCACGTGGTCGCATCAGAACCGGTCACAGCTGGTGAGGATTCCGGCCTCCTCCGGCGAATACAGCCGCATGGAGCTGCGCTCAGCGGATCCGGCCTGCAATCCCTATCTGGCCTTTGCGCTGCTGATTCATGCCGGCATGGAAGGTGTGGAGCAGGGAAAGAAACTGGAGCCGCCCTGCAATCGTAATTTATATGAGGTTAAAGAAGAAGAGGGACTTCCGCTTTTGCCGCGCAATCTGCGGGAGGCCATAGACATAGCAAGGGAAAGCGAGTTTATCAAAAAGGTACTGCCCGAATCGCTGCGGCAAAAATATTTTGCGCAGCAGGAGAGATGGTGGCGGGAATACGGCAATGAAAATCTGAAAGAAGAAATTGCCGCGAATCTGTTAATTTATTAA
- a CDS encoding ANTAR domain-containing protein translates to MEKVLLVSHGEKNRDIFTQLLAECGLTEVYIAKNTVQARRLLAEYEFALVLIVSPLSEEYGCEVAKTAAKTTAGVMLIVKKDHAEEMTEKMEPEGILVFTPGMGKGFFRHAAKLLLAVHQRLVKTMPQQAKLEQKIEDIRLVGRAKCLLIQYEGMTEEGAHRYIEKEAMNRRITRREMAETILQSYEIE, encoded by the coding sequence ATGGAAAAGGTTTTACTGGTCTCTCACGGAGAAAAAAATCGGGATATTTTCACGCAGCTGTTGGCTGAGTGCGGGCTGACAGAGGTTTATATAGCCAAAAACACAGTGCAGGCCAGACGGCTTCTGGCAGAATATGAGTTTGCGCTTGTGCTGATTGTCTCGCCGCTGTCGGAGGAATATGGCTGTGAGGTTGCTAAAACGGCAGCGAAAACAACGGCCGGCGTGATGCTGATTGTGAAAAAGGATCACGCGGAGGAGATGACAGAGAAGATGGAGCCGGAGGGCATTTTGGTATTCACACCGGGAATGGGCAAGGGCTTTTTCCGCCATGCGGCGAAGCTGCTTCTCGCTGTGCATCAGCGGCTTGTCAAAACCATGCCGCAGCAGGCCAAGCTGGAACAGAAAATCGAAGATATCCGACTGGTAGGCAGAGCCAAATGCCTGCTGATTCAGTATGAAGGCATGACAGAGGAGGGCGCGCACCGCTACATTGAAAAGGAGGCCATGAACCGGCGCATCACGCGGCGCGAAATGGCTGAGACCATATTGCAGAGCTATGAAATAGAATAA
- a CDS encoding carbamoyl phosphate synthase small subunit, with product MMKTVYLLLENGACLEGQGFGAPINGDGVLGEVVFTTAMTGYLESITDPSYYGQILVQTFPLIGNYGVIPSDFESAAPHLTAYIVNDWCQIPSNFRSEGDLDTFFKAQNIPAVCGIDTRYLTKLLREQGTMNGYLSYEKPEYQTLQEPLAGYRIQNAVQNAARGYFKEYPCPNARYHVAVWDFGAKENIIRELTKRGCWVTLVPPDASAQEISRLPLDGLMLSNGPGDPAENTAIISELRRLCHETRLPMFGICLGHQLLALAHGAKTGRLPYGHRGANQPVKGLDSGRIYMTSQNHGYAVESSSLPPEAQESFINLNDGSCEGITYTDHPAFSVQFHPEASAGPLDTGFLFDRFLEKIEEEKQHAAE from the coding sequence ATTATGAAAACAGTGTATCTATTACTTGAAAACGGCGCATGCCTCGAGGGGCAAGGCTTTGGCGCCCCCATAAACGGCGACGGCGTCCTCGGCGAAGTCGTCTTCACCACGGCGATGACCGGCTATCTGGAAAGCATTACCGACCCCAGCTACTACGGTCAAATCCTCGTTCAAACCTTTCCGCTCATCGGAAACTACGGGGTGATTCCCAGCGACTTTGAAAGCGCAGCCCCCCATCTAACTGCCTATATCGTGAATGACTGGTGTCAGATACCCTCCAACTTTCGGAGTGAGGGAGATCTTGACACCTTTTTTAAGGCCCAAAATATTCCTGCCGTCTGCGGCATTGATACGCGGTATCTCACCAAGCTGCTGCGTGAGCAGGGCACGATGAACGGATACCTCAGCTATGAAAAGCCGGAGTATCAGACGCTTCAGGAGCCGCTTGCCGGCTATCGCATTCAAAATGCCGTCCAAAATGCGGCCAGAGGCTATTTTAAGGAATATCCTTGTCCCAATGCCCGTTATCATGTGGCCGTATGGGACTTCGGCGCCAAAGAAAACATCATCCGCGAGCTCACAAAGCGCGGCTGCTGGGTCACGCTAGTGCCGCCGGATGCATCGGCGCAGGAAATCAGCCGCCTGCCGCTCGACGGCCTGATGCTGTCCAACGGCCCTGGTGATCCGGCTGAAAACACAGCCATCATCAGCGAGCTTCGTCGGCTCTGCCACGAAACCCGCCTGCCGATGTTCGGAATCTGCCTGGGACATCAGCTCCTAGCCCTCGCGCACGGCGCGAAAACAGGCAGGCTCCCCTATGGACATCGCGGTGCTAATCAGCCGGTTAAGGGGCTGGATTCGGGGCGCATCTATATGACCAGTCAAAATCACGGATATGCGGTAGAAAGCTCCAGCCTGCCGCCGGAGGCGCAGGAAAGCTTTATCAATCTAAACGACGGCAGCTGCGAAGGGATCACCTATACAGATCATCCGGCTTTTTCCGTGCAGTTTCATCCGGAAGCAAGCGCCGGGCCGCTGGACACTGGATTCTTATTTGACCGCTTTTTAGAAAAAATCGAGGAGGAAAAGCAACATGCCGCTGAGTAA